One genomic region from Coregonus clupeaformis isolate EN_2021a unplaced genomic scaffold, ASM2061545v1 scaf3464, whole genome shotgun sequence encodes:
- the LOC121568824 gene encoding LOW QUALITY PROTEIN: protein phosphatase 1 regulatory subunit 29 (The sequence of the model RefSeq protein was modified relative to this genomic sequence to represent the inferred CDS: inserted 4 bases in 3 codons; deleted 5 bases in 4 codons), protein MLSRLRTHSSSSSSSSSTSSPSTPILLILPSLLLFLHLPSLVWGDCWLIEGDKGYVWLAICSQNQPPYETIPQHINTXLHDLRLNENKLKMIPYTSMYRFTNSRTSTSPKNEISYIEDGAFAQQANLQVFQLGYNXTNLTEAMMRGLGRGCSVFLQHNLIEVIGNNALDECLSLNSIDLSSNKLARLEPSTFTILNRLMVCELAGNPFHCGCDLYNFLTWLEAFNNVTHTYDRLQCETPREMFGYPLLSPIASGNVGHNARTILSSVCRDGVFIPGMTSLPPDSDSSGMGPDMFDRVGPYHQPTTSSSSTEHSFSPSIKLHHVSLFTASIMVQIPRPYSKMYILVQYNNTFVSDVMNLKLKKEMITLNKLKPHTNYTFCVASIRISQRYNHTCLQFSTRAQNPDDMPPKPSTTTHYILTIVGCLLGMLCILGLIYYCLRKKRRHEEKQKSICVKKTILEMRYGPDVAAAVGNDPSAVQKLQEQAQGQGHHQYQHHTHGGKLPMSASSSSGMLHSANTSSSRLSSIPQDKMATAFSEAMLTSKGNYMDVRTDGVMRDGGIGGGQGGMRDEDLREEDGTDFGEDSDDDGRGSASEISTIAMEVDKVNQIINNCIDALKLDSVMAASSTASSTTTATSYPTSPPPTYTSSLTRGLIPLSPGVNETCPGLPSPTTKIPPPPPLPFSVPLSERPGISGGGFVSPPYRPPPPASAVRPIQKQMSADAAVVISTVKKQCSTSSCNSMGRDRERGTGGGGRVYSLDVQEPRSPDPCQQYTGERGSPVGCGEPLERLPLVGERRGGGGGGGGCGSGGGGGVDAGTGTGAGSAGRTTTAQEHRHSVPALYYEGSHQGSPHQRASFLKPXTRSRRDAAHSQLSPSRHQNYSGYSSSPEYSSESSLRIWERFRPYRKGQRDESCYVTAGNALRKKVQFAKGEDLHDILDYWKGVSAQQKL, encoded by the exons ATGCTTAGCAGGCTTCgcactcactcctcctcctcctcctcctcctcctccacctcctctccatccacccccatcctcctcatccttccctctctcctcctcttcctccacctcccgaGCCTGGTCTGGGGGGACTGCTGGCTGATCGAGGGGGACAAGGGCTACGTGTGGCTAGCCATCTGCAGCCAGAACCAGCCTCCATACGAGACCATCCCCCAACACATCAATA GTCTACACGACCTGAGGCTCAACGAGAACAAGCTCAAGATGATCCCCTACACCTCCATGTACCGCTTCACCAACTCACGGACCTCAACCTCACCAAAGAAC GAGATCTCCTACATCGAGGATGGGGCCTTCGCTCAACAGGCCAATCTACAG GTCTTCCAGCTGGGCTACAA GACCAACCTGACAGAAGCCATGATGAGGGGCCTGGGACGGGGTTGCAGTGTCTTCCTCCAGCACAACCTCATAGAG GTCATTGGCAACAATGCATTGGATGAGTGCCTCAGTCTCAACAGCATTGACCTGTCGTCCAATAAGCTGGCCCGCCTCGAACCGTCCACCTTTACCATTTTGAACCGCCTCATGGTGTGTGAGCTGGCTGGGAACCCCTTCCACTGTGGCTGTGACTTGTACAACTTCCTCACCTGGCTGGAGGCCTTCAATAACGTCACACACACCTACGACCGGCTGCAGTGCGAGACCCCCAGGGAGATGTTTGGCTACCCACTCCTGAGTCCCATTGCGTCTGGCAACGTCGGGCACAACGCTCGGACGATTCTGTCCTCTGTCTGCCGGGACGGGGTCTTCATCCCTGGGATGACGTCTCTCCCGCCGGACTCAGATTCCTCCGGAATGGGCCCGGACATGTTTGACCGCGTGGGTCCGTACCACCAGCCCACCACCTCGTCTTCCTCCACGGAGCACAGCTTCAGCCCCAGCATCAAGCTCCACCACGTGTCCCTCTTCACGGCCTCTATCATGGTCCAGATCCCCAGACCTTACAGCAAGATGTACATCCTGGTGCAGTACAACAACACCTTTGTCTCTGACGTAATGAACCTGAAGCTCAAAAAGGAGATGATCACGCTGAACAAGCTGAAGCCACACACCAACTACACCTTCTGCGTGGCCTCCATCCGGATCTCCCAGCGCTACAACCACACCTGCCTCCAGTTCTCCACTCGAGCCCAGAACCCTGACGACATGCCGCCAAAACCTTCTACCACCACCCACTACATATTGACCATTGTGGGCTGCCTCTTAGGGATGCTCTGCATCCTGGGCCTCATCTACTATTGtctgaggaagaagaggaggcatGAGGAGAAGCAGAAGTCCATCTGTGTGAAGAAGACGATTCTAGAAATGAGGTATGGTCCGGACGTGGCGGCGGCCGTGGGGAACGACCCGTCTGCGGTGCAGAAGCTCCAAGAGCAGGCCCAGGGTCAGGGCCACCACCAGTACCAGCACCACACGCACGGGGGCAAGCTGCCTAtgtctgcctcctcctcctcgggcATGCTCCACTCCGCCAACACCTCTTCATCTagactctcctccatccctcaggATAAGATGGCCACGGCCTTCTCCGAGGCCATGCTGACCAGCAAAGGCAACTACATGGACGTGAGGACGGACGGGgtgatgagagatggagggattggaggaggacagggagggatgagggatgaggaTCTAAGAGAGGAGGACGGGACGGACTTTGGGGAGGATTCGGACGACGACGGGCGAGGCTCGGCCTCGGAGATCTCCACCATCGCCATGGAGGTGGATAAGGTCAACCAGATCATCAATAACTGCATCGACGCCCTGAAGCTGGACTCTGTCATGGCCGCCTCCTCCACCGCTTCTTCCACCACCACCGCCACCTCCTACCCCACCTCCCCGCCGCCCACCTACACTTCCTCCTTGACCCGTggcctcatccccctctcccctggcGTCAATGAGACCTGCCCCGGCCTGCCCTCCCCTACCACCAAGATCCCCCCTCCACCGCCGCTCCccttctccgtccctctctcGGAGCGTCCGGGGATCAGCGGCGGGGGGTTTGTGTCGCCCCCCTACCGGCCCCCTCCCCCTGCGTCCGCTGTGCGCCCCATCCAGAAGCAGATGAGCGCTGATGCTGCGGTGGTGATCAGCACCGTGAAGAAGCAGTGCAGTACCTCGTCCTGCAACTCCATGGGACGTGACCGGGAGCGAGGGACCGGAGGAGGAGGCCGGGTCTACAGCCTGGACGTCCAAGAGCCCCGCAGCCCAGACCCCTGCCAGCAGTacacaggagagagaggcagCCCCGTGGGGTGTGGAGAG CCCCTGGAGCGGCTGCCTCTGGTGGGGGAGCGGcggggaggaggt gggggtggtggtgggtgtggtagtggaggtggtggtggtgttgatg cagggacagggacaggggcagGGTCAGCAGGGAGGACTACCACTGCTCAGGAGCACCGCCACTCCGTCCCGGCCCTGTACTACGAGGGCTCCCACCAGGGTTCGCCGCACCAGAGGGCCTCCTTCCTCAAGC TGACCCGCTCCCGCCGTGACGCCGCC CACTCGCAGCTCTCACCTTCCCGCCACCAAAACTACTCTGGGTACTCCTCCAGCCCTGAGTATTCCTCAGAGAGCTCCCTGAGGATCTGGGAGAGGTTCCGGCCCTACAGGAAGGGCCAGCGGGATGAGTCGTGCTACGTCACGGCCGGGAACGCCTTAAGGAAGAAGGTGCAGTTCGCCAAAGGGGAGGACCTCCACGACATCCTTGACTACTGGAAGGGCGTGTCAGCCCAGCAGAAGCTGTGA